Genomic segment of Arachis stenosperma cultivar V10309 chromosome 4, arast.V10309.gnm1.PFL2, whole genome shotgun sequence:
AACACTTATTTTCTCTATCAATACATTCTTTGGCTTGCCACTCTATCTATCTACATCTTCAGTTCTACTACTTAAATGGCATAACAATGTATATTTTTAGTTATAATTACTGGAAATTTCCTTTAGGGTTGTTATGTTGGAGATCAAGGACTTTCTGCTGTTGGGCAGTGTTGCAAGCAGCTTGAGGATTTGAATCTTCGTTTCTGTGAAGGATTGACTGATAAGGGTTTGATTGAATTAGCCTTAGGTGTGGGAAAATCACTAAAATCTCTTGGTGTGGCTGCTTGTGCCAAAATAACTGACTCTTCAATGGAAGCTGTTGGATCACACTGCATATCCCTTGAGACTTTGTCGTTGGATTCCGAGTTCATCCACAATCAGGGGGTGCTTGCTGTGGCTGAAGGATGTCCACAATTGAAAGTTCTAAAGCTGCAATGTATTAATGTTACTGACGATGCCTTGGAAGCTGTAGGTGCTAGTTGTTTGTCTCTGGAGTTGTTGGCCCTATATAGTTTTCAGAGATTTACCGATAAGTGAGCCTGCCCTCTTACAATTgcttttttttctatattttactTCATTTGACGACTATGGTTGAATTATCACAAATTCACAATGCTCAATCCTCTTTCTTAGAATATACTATGAGATGCATTATTATTACTACAAATTCTTTTATTTGGTAATGACTTGATCAACATTTTTAGGgctaattaatttaaatggggctgttcatcaatttttttctctattGACATTTAACATATTAATATATGACGTTGATACTGTTGAAGCAGCACATTTAGTGAGATAAGGCTTGGCCATATTGTTTATTTAGTTCCATTTGCATGACCCTTAAGGGCTGCATACATTGGCACAACCTTTCCTCATGTCTCCAATTGTTAAATTTGGATTCTGCCAAGAAttctatcatttttttttcgtgCTTTAGTCAGTAATCTCCTTTCTTTGAATAATGGTTAATTTCAGGGGTTTGTGTGCCATCGGTAATGGATGCAAGAAGTTAAGGAATCTGACACTAAGTGACTGTTATTTCCTAAGTGACAAGGGTTTGGAATCAATTGCTACCGGATGCAAGGAACTTACACATCTTGAAATCAATGGATGCCACAACATTGGAACTTTGGGGATAGAATCCGTTGGAAGATCTTGCCAGTATGCTTCTATCCAAGCTAAATTTTGTAATGCATGGACTGGCATGTATGTGTAtgtaaaataaggaatgaaatAACCATTCAATAAAGAAGCAACATAAGGAAGCAGGAGACACATGTTTAGCCTCTTAATCTTTACATTTGGTCAAGTTTTTTGTTTCATGATGTGTTTGTTTCTCCATATATTTTTCGTCTGTGGTGCTAATCCCGGCTTTCTATTGGCAGACGTCTTACTGAGTTGTCATTACTTTACTGTCAAAGAATTGGCGATGTTGGTCTTCTTCAGGTTGGAGAAGGATGCAAGTTCCTGCAAGCTCTTCACCTGGTAGATTGCTCAAACCTTGGGGATGCTGCTATGCGTGGTATAGCTATTGGCTGCAGCAATTTGAAGAAACTTCATATCCGTCGCTGTTATGAGGTACCTCATCTGCATGCCTGTTTGGTTTACCATGTCAAAAGGAGATCTCTGCTAGCAATTATTATACATATGAAGTAAAGTAGTAAATCTGCTTTCAAGTGGTCTAATTTGAAGCAGGCTTGTGCATTTCTCTCTTTCTCCTTATTGTTTGTGCTTTCTTTACCCTTTATTAGATTGGGACCAAGGGGATTGTTGCTGTTGGTGAGCACTGTAAGTCACTAACCGATCTTAGCATTCGATTCTGTGACAGGTAAAACCTTATTCACGCCCCCACCTCTCCATTGAAATCATCTGTTACATGCGTTATACATATTTTCATCTGTAGTTCCTTTTCAAATTGATTAGCATTCTGAAGAATATTTTTATTCGGTATTGTTCGTCACGGATGATGCATAACTTAAACGCTTCATTAAATTACCAGGGTTGGGGATGAGGCCCTTATTGCTATAGCAGACGGATGTTCCCTTCATTATCTGAATGTCAGTGGTTGCCATCAAATTGGAGATGCCGGAGTGATAGCCATTGCAAGGGGTTGCCCTCAACTCTGTTATTTAGACGTCAGCGTACTGCAGGTTCATATTCGGATCTCTCCTTTTAATGACGAAACAGTTTGCAGACTTGAattgcatatatgaatgagttcAAGATTTCATGCATTTAAGGATATCTTTAAGTGCTGAACTGGTCATCTTTCTTACAATTATTGCAGAATTTAGGTGATTTAGCAATGGCGGAGTTGGGAGAAAACTGTCCATTGCTGAAAGAAATAGTGCTGTCACACTGCCGTCAAATAACAGATGTCGGTCTTGCCCATCTCGTAAAGAGGTGCACCATGCTGGAGTCATGCCACATGGTTTATTGCTCCGGTATAACCTCGGCTGGAGTAGCCACCGTGGTTTCTAGCTGCCCCAACATAAAAAAGGTACTGGTTGAGAAGTGGAAGGTTAGCCAGCGGACCAAGCGGCGAGCCGGCTCCATCATTTCCTACTTGTGTGTAGACCTTTAAGACCAGCTCGCCTCGCCTTGCCTCGCCTTCCGTATATACCCGTACCCCAAGCTGTGCAAACTTATTTTCGGTTGGTCTGTGAATGTAGATATAGGTGTGCATGGTTGTATATGTTTCAAGTTTAATTAAGCTGAACTTTTGTTTTCTTAGAAGATGGATTTTTATTCTTTCTGGGAACAAATTCTCAATAACTTGACTTATATAGATGCATATACTATGAATAAAATTCCAAGTTTGATAATATTATATCATCTTGTGCGGTTTAAATTAGATCAGATCAATTTAAATTATACGTaattcatttgatttgttgaaAATATAGAATTTAGTCTAATTTGCTGTGATTGAAACACATACATGCATGATGCACCATATAGCACCCCTATCCTCTTctagagaaaaaagaaaaacacaaaactcTTGAGGATTGTCTCTGACTTGCTCTCTAAGACTAAGGAATGAAACATGTTGAAGATTGAAAGAAATGAAATGTCATTCGTCAAAGAAGTGTTTGGAAGATGAATACAAGTCATAAGGAGCCCAAAGGTGGTCAATGGAGCATGGCTTCCTAGAATCCAACCTCAACCATGGCTTCCCCTTTCCACTCCAATGCAGCAAGCTAATGCGACCAGGGTGCAAGTTCCTGCATTTTCCTTCAAAGTTGTCACCACCTAACCCATGTTGGTTCCACCTATGATCCACTCCTTTGATGTTCCCTGCCAATACCAACAAAAATGGTGGAAGAGAACCCAAATGGTATATCCTCTTTTCCTGCTTTTGCACCCTCATCCACCCTTCTACCTTGTCTGTGTATCCCTCTCTCCTCCATTTTTCTATGTCCATCACCATCACCCCTGTGTTGAAGTAACATGCCTTCTTCCCTTCAAATGTTTTCGACAACTCCGGATCCTTCCAGAACTCCTCCGTAAAATACGTAGTAAAGTTTGCATTGCAGTATTCCGGTGCTGCCACCACTTTTTCTTCCATGTCTACGTTCCAAAGCTTGGCTATGTCGTCCACAACAATGAGGTCTGAATCTAGATATATCACGCGCCCAATGTCGTCTGGAAGCGCGTCGGCGAGGTATATACGCGCGTAATTCAACGGTTGGTCCAAGGCTTGTCGAACGGACTTTGATATCTTGTCACTGACTCTCTCCGAATCGAAGAGGTAGATCTTGAAATTGAGGTAAGGGAAGGTGGATTTGATGGCCATCGTAAGTTCTTCAGTGTCGTGCGCTGCAAGGAAGTGGAAATGGACATCCTCCGGGCAGCCAGAGTGCTGTAATATGGAGAATATGGCGGCCATGGTGCCACGCACATAGTTAACATCCAGAGTCATAGCTACGTTAATAGGATCATTTTTATTTGATCCACACTCCTTCTCATTCCGAAAGGCAGGGGCCTCTCGGAATGGAGGGACCTTACACGAAGGGAGACGAATAATGTTGCCCAAACGAATAGCTTCTGTTGCGTAAAAGTAATTATTATAGttaagagaaagaaagaagagggacaGGATACCTCGGAGTGCATGGGAAGAGGTCATCCTGTCCTATATTTTTCAGATTTGAATGTGGGTGCTAATGAtgttttttgttatttgtttttttctttcccCTTTAGTTGAGTTAAGAAAATCTAGTTCGGTTTAGAGAGCTAGAGAGAATATAGGAAAAAGAATGGTGAAGAGAATACAAAGGGAGGTggtgaaattgaagaatatgaggTTGTGGTGTGACTCCCAAATTTTTAAGGAAGAGAGAAACTGTCGGAACTTTTATTAGTTTCTTGCTATGACACCAATTTTGTTACATACATTTTTAGATTAATAAACTACTAAACTAAATTTCCTTCTATATATAACCatgttttttactttttagtttCTGTTTTTAATTACATAACTATATATTTTTCACAAAAACCGATTTCgctaactaaaaataaatatataaagaatTAGTAGCTTAAATTTCATTTCTAAGTTTgttaattaaaacaaattaaattataggATTCAATAATGAGATGcttgatttaataattaataagtcATTGATATtgataaaattgtgaaagaataagaaaagaaaagaatgcgaacttttattgattgttgattgattgaattgGATTGAAGTGTTGTAAACTATGAGggtaaaattaaatatatatagagcattgtcctatgaaagataaaagtaaagataagataagaagagaagataacataaaaataaaataagataaaataataatgactGAAATTAGAACTGAATTTATGTATTCTATTGGCTGAATTTGTGGGTCACAAGacttctttattgttgtcatgggCTAATATAGAGAGTAGTTTAATAGATATATAACACAGGTTGAATTTTTTTCGGCATTCATTATCAGCAAGTTCAACTGAAATGATCAATTAAAGAggtttaattaatatatataaaccaAGTTAGGTTAATTTAATAATTAGCTTATTACTCTATTTAAGAAAGTGTCGGAAGATCGATTCCTATCTTGTGCATGTAATAATATATTGACGAGCAACAAACTTTTAAATAGAGTTCAGATCTGTAATAGATTAAGTGTTTATTTGGGTGTCATTatcttgataaaaaaatttttttttatattttagcatgtttggcaaatttttactagtaaaataaaagtactagaaaaaaattttttttttgagaagctgtcatttctatctttatttaaaaaatcttttttcgttaaaaaaaaatatttttcatataataaataaacaaaaaaatacttttatattgctatacccaaacataattgatagataaaaagatctttttacaTGAAATactcaaacataaaattacttttattttttcataagatcttttttaaaaagataactCGATCTTTTCTTAGAAACTAATCCAAATAAGTCATAATTCTTAACCTGTCGAATTGAAAGATATaataaaaaacgaaaaaaaaattataaaaaatctcAAGTATAGTAagtaatattttatatatgtaagTGAATAATATTGTTTTATAACAGTTGTAAGAATATATACCATTACTAATAATCaatattctaattttaaaactaGTTCAATTGGTCCAACCTTTTTCTTGTTCACCTCGTTGTAAGAATGCAACACAACGACAATAATATAAGATATCGATTGTATGTAGCAAACAAGTTGTTATTGGCATGAAATATATTGATACAAATAGTTAAGTAACGTAGAAAACCGTTAACTTAGAAAGGAGAAAAATTGTTAGAAATAAAACTGTAAATttctttaatatatatttttttttgaacaaaTTCAGGAGAAACTAGATGAATTATattgccaaaaaaaaaaaaaaaactgcatCATAGATTTACTGTTTATGAGATAATATATTTTGCATTTTAACATTGCATGTGTGTTACACAtgattctttttttaattattcgaAAATTAACAGGTAACCTGGTTAACTATATTACAATGATTTATATGAAAAAGATGCATGAAATGATGAAATCCCTTAAAGCCCAACTATATATTATTAGGTTGTAGTTTTTGTTCAAGAGGTAGCCAAGTTCAAACCCAAAAATAATGAAGAGGTAGCCAAGGATTTTTACTCGAGAAATGGATAACCTAAAGCCCAACTATTATGGCCCTAAAGGAAAAAAGGCATGCACTATATTGgacaaattattaaaaaaaaaaaactagttaGATTGGTttagtggttagctcactagtcTGCTTATACAAGTGTTAGGGGTTCAAATCCTGTCTTATGTATGCAGCAACTCATTGGCCAGCAACAAACCCTTAAATAGAGTTCAAATCCGCAATAAATTAGTCATTGACCAGTTAGACTAGAGAATACTgtgaaaaaccaaaaaaaataaaaaattaaaaaaatgtgcaaaccatgaaaaattgaaaacatatcATACATAATATATCACATTGTCACTTAAATtgcacaaaaaaataatatagattTTTACAAATGAATTTATCAAACGAGCTTGCAAAGAATATCCCACTTAATATTTGCGGATAATTTACTTTTACTCTATAAATTAAAGTTACGAGGAGATAAGTACAAAATGTAATGGTGGTGTTACGTGGGTAACTTGAAATAGGTAGATTGGGCGTGAAGGATTGGCCCAATCGTTACTGGAAGGTGGTCTCCGATCTGTTCACGTTCGGGAGCCACCGTCCGAGTTGTGCGTGTTTGAggaatgggggtggtacctgcaaagacacttcgatgcctaagttagcaaggggtTTAGCAGGTTTGGAGAGTATTGGAACTTATAGATActtgaggggtgtcagtgtatttatagtggtgatccaataaccaccgttggagtagttccatTTCTAGAGGTGGATAatcgtccctttatcttaggatTGTTGAGATATGGCTTCTAGAAGTGGGTTGAGAGACTTGGGgacagttacttatttgaataagtgttatctgccagctTATCTCTggtccgacctctttgaggagGCGTCTATGTCGAGCTCGACCTCTTAAGAAAAGGTCGGTTGGGTGGTgaaagtatcatttttgtcccccatgtttatttgaaatttagtttatttgtattgactcaatgttgtcatGCCGTTAGGGATCAGAATTGgtggcgggacaaaattgagacgattttgaaacgttagggacttaaataggacgaaaacgttaaggacaaaaatgatacataaaattaaattttaattcaattttatctttcaataatattaattttttactgtacatagtattcaattattttttaattttatctaaataaattacacttaatcacattacttttattttaaataaatttatttttttatatttttaaagaatttCGATACATTAAAGACAAaaggtataatttatattttattgtatatatatatatatatatatatatatatatatatatattatttttttcttttctacaaGTTTATATACTAGTCATTCTATAAACATTTCATgataactaaaaaattttaagaataaaattataaaaaattaatttatttaaaatgaaagtaatatgattaagtgtaatttacttagatgtgattaaaaaataattgaatattatgtatagtaaaaaattgatattattaaagaataaaattaaaatttatttctatgtatcatttttgtccccaacgttttcaTCCTAATTAAGtgcctaacgttttaaaatcgtcttaATTTTGTCTCGTCGTCAATTCTATTAACGGATCCTAATGACTGGACAATATTGAGTCagttttaaaacgttagggaggacgattgaaacgttaagGACAACTTTGAACTTATCCCAAatattggggacaaaaacgatactttaatCTTGATATATTAATACACGATACATGGTGTTGTGATATGGATGACCACGTAGACTCACCTTCTCAATATTGAAGGAATCATTCTCAAAAGAGAATGGATTTAATGAAGGTTGAAAAGTGATGACCATTTGTGTGTAGAAATAGGAGTAGCATCCATCTGAATAAACACACAAGCAAGAAATAAGAATTCTATTCCCTCTTTATGTTGCAATCAAATACTCTTCTCCTTATATTTCTACtacaattctttctcttcttttatgttataagtattttaaattctattttctattactctttacatataatattaatagcaatattaatcatctttattatattgagatagtaacaataaacaaatgcaattctctctctctttatttttaatacttctttctatctttgtatatatatatacacaatacaacatataatattattatatatatataaatattattgagctaattatattaataatagagtcttctatttatacatctttattttatatttaatatatcttttatttattttacaacacgttatcagcacgagactctgatcaaatttttaggaagactcaggtaacaatttttcattttgtcgaaactctctcatcttgaattcaatgctcttgatatatctagaaacaattatttatcatggatattagatgctgaaatccatctcgattcaatggatcttggagataccattaaggctgaaaataatgcatcccagaaggataaagccaaagccatgattttccttcgtcgtcatcttgacgaagggttgaaaaatgaatatctcacattaaaagatcctgcagatctttggaaagaccttgaaaaAAGGTACAATCATTAGaaaacggtgatacttcctcaagcccggtatgaatggacgcatttgcgtttacaagattttaaatctataaatgaatataattccacaatgtttcgaatcaccacacgaatgaaattgtgtggggaaaaaataaccgatcatgatatgttggagaaaactttctcaaccttccatgcctcgaatgtgctcctgcagcagcagtatcgagaaaaagggtttaaaaaatattctgagttaatttcttgccttcttgttgctgaacgcaacaatgagttactcttgaaaaatcatgaagcgcccagctggcgccgccccattttCTGAAGTAAATGCAGCAAATCATTActccagaagaggtaaatggcaagtttttaataacaagaaaaattatggaaggaaaaggaattatattcaaaagagaggatctcaccagaagtaggataaagaaaggaatatcgggcagaataaatcaacagaggataagtgtttccgttgtggtggaaagggccattggtcacgtacctgtcgtatCCCAAGacacctagtcgatctttaccaggcatctttgaaaaatGACGACAAAGGAAAGTAAACAAATTTCGTTTCAAATAATGTTGAGaactccacca
This window contains:
- the LOC130976319 gene encoding F-box/LRR-repeat protein 4 isoform X1; translation: MRGHDWINTCLPDELVVEIFRRLDSKRSRDACSLVCRRWLRLERLTRATIRIGATGSPDLFVHLLSTRFSNVTNVHIDERLSISLPVHLQGRRRGVENSSASSLKLNYLNVNNGSEEGDLDSLCLSDVGLTALGDGFPKLEKLSLIWCSNVTSDGLASLAQKCSSLKALDLQGCYVGDQGLSAVGQCCKQLEDLNLRFCEGLTDKGLIELALGVGKSLKSLGVAACAKITDSSMEAVGSHCISLETLSLDSEFIHNQGVLAVAEGCPQLKVLKLQCINVTDDALEAVGASCLSLELLALYSFQRFTDKGLCAIGNGCKKLRNLTLSDCYFLSDKGLESIATGCKELTHLEINGCHNIGTLGIESVGRSCQRLTELSLLYCQRIGDVGLLQVGEGCKFLQALHLVDCSNLGDAAMRGIAIGCSNLKKLHIRRCYEIGTKGIVAVGEHCKSLTDLSIRFCDRVGDEALIAIADGCSLHYLNVSGCHQIGDAGVIAIARGCPQLCYLDVSVLQNLGDLAMAELGENCPLLKEIVLSHCRQITDVGLAHLVKRCTMLESCHMVYCSGITSAGVATVVSSCPNIKKVLVEKWKVSQRTKRRAGSIISYLCVDL
- the LOC130976319 gene encoding F-box/LRR-repeat protein 4 isoform X2, coding for MRGHDWINTCLPDELVVEIFRRLDSKRSRDACSLVCRRWLRLERLTRATIRIGATGSPDLFVHLLSTRFSNVTNVHIDERLSISLPVHLGRRRGVENSSASSLKLNYLNVNNGSEEGDLDSLCLSDVGLTALGDGFPKLEKLSLIWCSNVTSDGLASLAQKCSSLKALDLQGCYVGDQGLSAVGQCCKQLEDLNLRFCEGLTDKGLIELALGVGKSLKSLGVAACAKITDSSMEAVGSHCISLETLSLDSEFIHNQGVLAVAEGCPQLKVLKLQCINVTDDALEAVGASCLSLELLALYSFQRFTDKGLCAIGNGCKKLRNLTLSDCYFLSDKGLESIATGCKELTHLEINGCHNIGTLGIESVGRSCQRLTELSLLYCQRIGDVGLLQVGEGCKFLQALHLVDCSNLGDAAMRGIAIGCSNLKKLHIRRCYEIGTKGIVAVGEHCKSLTDLSIRFCDRVGDEALIAIADGCSLHYLNVSGCHQIGDAGVIAIARGCPQLCYLDVSVLQNLGDLAMAELGENCPLLKEIVLSHCRQITDVGLAHLVKRCTMLESCHMVYCSGITSAGVATVVSSCPNIKKVLVEKWKVSQRTKRRAGSIISYLCVDL
- the LOC130974445 gene encoding probable galacturonosyltransferase-like 4 is translated as MTSSHALRGILSLFFLSLNYNNYFYATEAIRLGNIIRLPSCKVPPFREAPAFRNEKECGSNKNDPINVAMTLDVNYVRGTMAAIFSILQHSGCPEDVHFHFLAAHDTEELTMAIKSTFPYLNFKIYLFDSERVSDKISKSVRQALDQPLNYARIYLADALPDDIGRVIYLDSDLIVVDDIAKLWNVDMEEKVVAAPEYCNANFTTYFTEEFWKDPELSKTFEGKKACYFNTGVMVMDIEKWRREGYTDKVEGWMRVQKQEKRIYHLGSLPPFLLVLAGNIKGVDHRWNQHGLGGDNFEGKCRNLHPGRISLLHWSGKGKPWLRLDSRKPCSIDHLWAPYDLYSSSKHFFDE